The following proteins are co-located in the Gossypium hirsutum isolate 1008001.06 chromosome A02, Gossypium_hirsutum_v2.1, whole genome shotgun sequence genome:
- the LOC107951581 gene encoding mediator of RNA polymerase II transcription subunit 22b, translating to MNKGTGVGTGPTAAAAAAAAQKQKTMMQRVETDIAVIVDNFTQLVNVARVNDPPVRNSQESFMMEMRAARMVQAADSLLKLVSELKQTAIFSGFASLNDHVEQRTTEFNQQAERTDRMLARIGEEAAASLKELESHYYSSAQRTPDTA from the exons ATGAACAAAGGAACGGGAGTGGGAACTGGACCGACGGCGGCGGCTGCAGCGGCGGCGGCACAGAAGCAGAAAACTATGATGCAGCGAGTGGAAACCGACATCGCCGTCATCGTCGACAACTTCACCCAGCTTGTTAATGTTGCCCGG GTAAATGATCCACCAGTTCGAAATTCACAAGAATCTTTCATGATGGAGATGCGTGCAGCCAGAATG GTCCAGGCAGCTGATTCTTTGCTTAAGTTAGTGTCTGAGTTGAAGCAGACGGCAATCTTTTCAGGATTTGCATCACTTAATGATCATGTTGAGCAAAGAACTACTGAGTTTAACCAACAAGCAGAGAGAACAGATCGAATGTTGGCCAGGATCGGAGAAGAGGCTGCAGCAAGCCTCAAGGAGCTTGAATCTCATTATTATTCTTCTGCACAGAGGACACCTGACACTGCATAG